The following proteins are co-located in the Paraburkholderia phytofirmans PsJN genome:
- a CDS encoding sigma-54-dependent transcriptional regulator: MPHVLIVDDDAGTREALSAIIGEDGLTTATAGDLREARIQLVRQMPDVVFTDLKLPDGSGVDLFEDLDPRSGVEVIVITGHATVESAVNALKMGATDYLVKPINMQRVKAILSRLPRAGDLKAEIGTLRGELRRMGRFGLMLGNSPAMQEVYDQIGRVAPTAASVMLVGESGTGKEVAAQTLHQLSLRRKHAFLAVNCGAISPNLIESEMFGHERGSFTGADRQHKGYFERANGGTLFLDEITEMPIELQVKLLRVLETGMFMRVGTTKEIETDVRLIAATNRDPEQAVLEGKLRLDLYHRLNVFPISLPPLRERGKDVELLAQAFLDELNERHSTKKHFPAAVKDMLMSYPWPGNVRELKNYVQRAHIMSGADSDSTATVPLQITLSKPAAGTAITIPFGTSLAEADRQLILATLEQCGGVKTRAAEILGISLKTLYNRLVEYGNDAREDGDAADESRALGGADA; encoded by the coding sequence ATGCCACATGTACTGATTGTCGATGACGATGCCGGTACCCGCGAGGCACTTTCCGCCATCATCGGGGAAGATGGCCTGACCACCGCCACCGCGGGCGATTTGCGCGAAGCGCGCATTCAACTGGTCCGGCAGATGCCGGACGTCGTTTTTACGGACCTGAAGCTGCCGGACGGCAGCGGGGTCGACCTGTTCGAAGATCTCGATCCGCGCTCCGGCGTGGAGGTGATCGTGATTACCGGCCATGCCACGGTGGAGTCGGCCGTCAACGCGCTGAAGATGGGCGCCACCGACTACCTGGTGAAGCCGATCAACATGCAGCGCGTGAAGGCGATCCTCTCGCGCCTGCCGCGCGCCGGCGACCTGAAGGCGGAAATCGGCACGTTGCGCGGCGAGTTGCGCCGCATGGGCCGCTTCGGCCTGATGCTCGGCAATTCGCCGGCCATGCAGGAGGTCTACGACCAGATCGGTCGCGTTGCACCTACGGCGGCCTCGGTCATGCTGGTGGGCGAGTCGGGCACCGGCAAGGAAGTCGCCGCGCAGACGCTGCACCAGCTCAGCTTGCGTCGCAAGCACGCGTTTCTCGCGGTGAATTGCGGCGCGATTTCGCCGAATCTGATCGAATCCGAAATGTTCGGCCACGAGCGCGGTTCGTTTACCGGCGCGGACCGTCAGCACAAGGGCTATTTCGAGCGCGCGAACGGCGGCACGCTGTTCCTCGACGAAATCACCGAGATGCCGATCGAGTTGCAGGTCAAGCTGTTGCGCGTGCTGGAAACCGGCATGTTCATGCGGGTTGGCACGACCAAGGAAATTGAAACGGACGTGCGTCTGATCGCGGCGACCAACCGCGATCCCGAGCAGGCCGTGCTGGAAGGCAAGCTGCGGCTCGACTTGTACCACCGCTTGAACGTGTTCCCGATTAGCCTGCCGCCGTTGCGCGAGCGGGGCAAGGATGTGGAGCTGCTGGCCCAGGCGTTCCTCGACGAACTTAATGAGCGCCACAGCACGAAGAAGCATTTCCCCGCGGCCGTGAAGGACATGCTGATGTCCTACCCGTGGCCGGGCAATGTGCGCGAATTGAAGAACTACGTGCAGCGCGCGCACATCATGTCGGGTGCGGATTCGGACAGCACGGCAACGGTGCCGCTGCAGATCACGCTGTCGAAGCCCGCGGCCGGCACGGCGATTACGATTCCATTCGGCACGTCGCTCGCCGAAGCGGACCGTCAGTTGATTCTCGCCACGCTCGAGCAGTGCGGCGGCGTGAAGACGCGAGCCGCCGAGATTCTCGGCATCAGCCTGAAGACGCTGTATAACCGCCTCGTCGAGTACGGCAACGACGCGCGTGAAGACGGCGACGCCGCCGACGAATCGCGCGCACTGGGCGGCGCGGACGCTTAA